Proteins co-encoded in one Sulfurihydrogenibium sp. genomic window:
- a CDS encoding TolC family protein — protein MKKLILPILAAWTFSYGLTLHDAINEAVANNPELKSYSQQIVTSEYQLKADENLKFPTFFASASEKFYNKTPMTKIPSFPVSFKQSNKDFFTFDIGLNHVIFTGGQVKNKIQISKHNLEATKYYYKEMKDEITAQVIKAYLDVFVASALVDVYKKEYQAVESIYKQQQEFFKEGLITKVDLLQSKVRLAEVERSLTEAKGNLKIALARLSKLTGKNIQEDEKFEKPILNIKEPENYQELLMKALNNRNIISFYKENIKQSQLSEEIEKAQFLPKVFVQGEYLYTTQSPYLDPKGNLIFTAGLQLEFQGVEPYYKYLQAKSNTQKLNYDLENIKENIKLEIKTAYENYITAKQNLKVAEESLAYAKEYFELVKEQYANQLATNTDLLNAESSYTKAYESREINFYNLQKAYVDLMKSVGRLEEVLK, from the coding sequence ATGAAAAAATTAATTCTTCCCATCTTAGCAGCTTGGACGTTTTCCTACGGACTTACCTTACATGATGCTATAAATGAAGCAGTTGCAAATAATCCAGAGCTAAAATCCTATAGCCAGCAGATAGTAACTTCTGAGTATCAGTTAAAAGCAGATGAAAATCTCAAATTTCCAACTTTTTTTGCATCGGCATCAGAAAAATTTTATAACAAAACACCAATGACAAAAATTCCAAGCTTCCCAGTCTCCTTTAAACAGTCAAACAAAGACTTTTTTACATTTGACATAGGACTAAATCATGTAATCTTTACAGGTGGGCAGGTAAAAAACAAGATTCAGATATCAAAGCACAACCTTGAAGCTACTAAGTATTACTATAAAGAGATGAAAGATGAGATTACAGCACAAGTGATAAAAGCTTATTTAGATGTTTTTGTTGCATCGGCGCTAGTAGATGTTTATAAAAAAGAGTATCAAGCTGTTGAGTCTATCTATAAACAACAGCAAGAATTTTTTAAAGAAGGATTGATAACAAAGGTTGACCTACTACAATCAAAGGTAAGACTTGCAGAAGTAGAAAGGTCTTTAACAGAAGCAAAAGGAAATCTGAAAATAGCACTTGCAAGACTTTCAAAGCTAACAGGAAAAAATATACAAGAAGATGAAAAATTTGAAAAACCAATTTTAAACATAAAAGAGCCAGAAAATTATCAAGAGCTTTTAATGAAGGCATTAAATAACAGAAATATAATATCATTCTACAAAGAAAATATAAAGCAATCTCAGCTGTCAGAGGAGATAGAAAAGGCACAGTTTCTACCAAAGGTTTTTGTTCAAGGTGAATATCTATACACAACCCAAAGTCCCTACCTTGACCCAAAAGGAAATCTTATATTTACAGCAGGTTTGCAGTTAGAATTCCAAGGAGTAGAGCCATATTATAAATACCTGCAAGCAAAATCAAACACACAAAAGCTTAACTATGACCTTGAAAATATTAAAGAGAATATAAAACTTGAGATAAAAACAGCCTATGAAAACTACATCACTGCAAAACAAAACCTAAAAGTAGCAGAAGAAAGTCTTGCCTATGCAAAAGAGTACTTTGAGCTTGTAAAAGAGCAGTACGCTAACCAGCTTGCAACAAACACAGATTTATTAAATGCTGAAAGCTCATATACAAAAGCCTACGAAAGCAGAGAAATAAACTTCTACAATCTGCAAAAAGCATACGTTGACCTTATGAAGTCAGTAGGAAGATTAGAAGAGGTATTAAAATGA
- a CDS encoding TetR/AcrR family transcriptional regulator: MSTKDRIILAAKELFSTQGYHETKVSDIVEKAGVAQGTFYLYFKSKEDLFLELIKTLHRSLMEDLEKYYHKEDSFEVKIKNLLEEFITEIYNNKEIAIIFFHYLLGINEEFKNIYIQKISDLQKLLAKIIEKDLPSQDSFVVSNLIIGYIRQLIFNCLLIKNESLEKLKDRLDKGLNIIFKGIK, translated from the coding sequence ATGAGCACAAAGGATAGAATTATCTTAGCAGCAAAAGAGCTGTTTTCTACACAAGGATATCACGAGACGAAAGTCTCTGACATTGTAGAAAAAGCCGGCGTTGCACAAGGAACATTTTATCTATACTTTAAAAGTAAAGAAGATTTATTCTTAGAGCTTATAAAAACTCTTCATCGCAGCCTTATGGAGGATTTAGAAAAATACTATCACAAAGAAGACAGCTTTGAAGTTAAAATAAAGAATCTTTTAGAAGAATTTATAACAGAAATCTACAACAACAAAGAAATAGCAATAATATTCTTCCATTATCTACTTGGAATCAATGAAGAGTTTAAAAATATCTACATTCAAAAAATCTCAGATTTACAGAAACTTTTAGCAAAAATCATAGAAAAAGACCTGCCAAGTCAGGACTCTTTTGTCGTTTCCAATCTTATCATCGGATACATTAGACAGCTTATTTTTAACTGTTTACTTATAAAAAATGAAAGCTTAGAGAAATTAAAGGACAGGTTAGATAAAGGTTTAAATATAATATTTAAAGGCATAAAATAA
- a CDS encoding iron-containing alcohol dehydrogenase, which produces MHDFEFYNPTKIIFGKGKENLIGKVLKDYGIQKVLFVYGQSSIKKIGLYDRVISSLKENGIQWIEHGGVKPNPVLSHTREGIQKAKKENVDAVLAVGGGSVLDEGKAIAVGAKSDVDVWEYFHRDKEITDALPVFTILTLAATGSEMNGYAVITNEETQEKLSIGSELIYPKVSILNPELTFTVSKEYQAYAAVDAIAHTIEWYFTCTVCPNLENRLVESIVKTVMETTEKILQNPTDYDARAEFMWAATLALNGITRTGYAGGVYVNHMIAHSLGALYDLPHGACLSIVIPAWMWWYKDKNRKQFDRFAKEVFNLPTAEEGIKALKNWFSKVGAPVSLQDGKIPSSDIDKIANHVYNTTAKLWGLDKVYTVDKIKEILYLALRSNTL; this is translated from the coding sequence ATGCATGACTTTGAGTTTTATAATCCGACAAAAATTATTTTTGGGAAAGGTAAGGAAAACCTTATCGGAAAAGTTTTGAAAGATTACGGCATCCAAAAAGTTTTATTTGTATATGGTCAATCATCGATTAAAAAGATAGGCTTGTATGATAGAGTGATATCAAGCTTAAAAGAAAATGGTATCCAGTGGATTGAACATGGTGGTGTTAAGCCTAACCCAGTGCTTAGCCATACAAGGGAAGGGATACAAAAGGCTAAAAAAGAAAATGTAGATGCAGTTTTAGCTGTTGGTGGTGGCTCTGTACTTGATGAAGGAAAAGCCATTGCAGTAGGAGCAAAATCAGATGTAGATGTATGGGAATACTTCCATAGAGACAAAGAGATCACAGATGCACTTCCTGTGTTTACAATTCTTACATTAGCAGCAACAGGAAGTGAAATGAACGGATACGCTGTTATCACAAATGAAGAAACGCAGGAAAAACTATCCATAGGCTCTGAGTTAATCTATCCAAAAGTTTCTATTTTAAACCCAGAATTGACTTTCACGGTATCCAAGGAGTATCAAGCTTACGCAGCAGTTGATGCAATAGCACACACAATAGAATGGTATTTTACTTGCACAGTCTGTCCTAATTTAGAAAACAGGCTTGTAGAAAGCATAGTAAAAACAGTTATGGAAACAACAGAGAAAATACTTCAAAATCCAACAGATTATGATGCAAGGGCTGAATTTATGTGGGCGGCAACTCTTGCACTAAACGGCATTACAAGAACAGGCTATGCAGGTGGTGTTTATGTAAATCATATGATAGCCCATTCTCTTGGAGCTTTATACGACCTTCCACACGGAGCTTGTTTATCCATCGTAATTCCTGCTTGGATGTGGTGGTATAAAGACAAAAACAGAAAACAATTTGATAGATTTGCAAAAGAAGTGTTTAACCTACCGACAGCAGAGGAAGGAATAAAAGCTTTAAAAAATTGGTTTAGTAAAGTTGGAGCACCAGTTTCACTTCAAGATGGAAAAATACCATCGTCAGATATAGATAAAATAGCCAACCATGTTTATAACACAACTGCAAAGCTATGGGGATTGGATAAAGTCTATACAGTAGACAAAATAAAAGAGATTTTATACTTGGCATTAAGGAGTAATACCCTATGA